The genomic segment GTGGAGCCGCCCCTCCTGGCCCTCGGGGGGCAGCCGCGTCCGCCCTGTTTGCTCGGGGACTGCTGGTTAATGAGAAGCCGGCAGGGAGGTGCTGCCGGGCACATAAAGCCCCGGTGCGGTGCGGAGGCCCCAGCCGCCTCCCTCCGTCTGCCTGAGACGAGCCTCCGACCCCGCGCCAGCCATGTCCCAGCTGGTGGAGTGTGTCCCCAACTTCTCGGAGGGGAACAGCCAGGAGGTGAGGCCCCCATGGGGCTGGCTGAGCTTCCggggggctggcaggggcagCTGAGGGGTTCGGCAGAGGCCGAGGAGAAGCGAGTGTGGCGGGGGCAGGGCTCCCCCCACGGAGCCGCTTCCTGTGGGTCCCGGGTGCCCACGGGGGAGGGGACACGGAGTGGGTGGGACTGCAGGGCTGGTGGTGGGCCCAGGAATCTCTCGGGGGCTTCCGGTGGGGCCTCGGTGCTCTCCTCTGAGAACGGGCCCATCGAGGACCCACCCAAAACTGTCCCCCGAGTGTGTGGCCCCCACGCTGCAGCCTAGGAGGCAGGTGCTGTTGCCACCCACTTACCTGGAAGAGACAGCGCAGAGAGGTCCAGCGGCCACCCAGCCCAGGACAGGGTGGGGGCTGAGCCATCTTCCCTCTGAAGGTTCCAGGCCCTtcaggcccctcccccaccctggccctcTGCCCCCCGCATGGGGGCTGGGCCTGGCGCCGTGGCCTTGGCTTGTGTCCCCTTCTCCAAGCTGCCACCCCAGGGCAGTCTCTCCCGAGGGCTCCGCCTGCTGCCCTCCCTGCCGCCCCGCATGTGGGCCTGCGTGGCCGGGCCGGCGGGGTGACCCGGGCTGCTGAGTACCGGCTCCTGGGCTGGGGCTCACGCTCTGTGGAGCTCCCAGGCCCGTTCCGTGGGCCGCCGCCACCTCCGAAGCCCCTTCCTGCTCTCCCCATGGGGAAGCTCAGGCGGGGGCTGGGCTTGTCACCAGGTCATCGACGCCATCTCCCAGGCCATCTCGCAGACCCCGGGCTGCACGCTGCTGGACGTGGACGCAGGCCCCTCCACCAACCGCACCGTCTACACCTTCGTGGGGCCGCCGGACCGCGTGGTGGAGGGGGCCCTCAGCGCCGCCCGGGTGGCCTCGCGGCTCATCGACATGAGCCGGCACCGAGGTGAGactgggctggaggtggggggccCTGACCCTCATCCAGGGGCGTTGGGGGGCaggagggcccagggcaggggctgggggtgctgtCCGCAGGGCTGTCCGAGGTGTGGCTACAGTTTGCCCCTCACGGCGACCTCCATGGACAGGTGGGGCCTCCCCGCACCCAGCCAGCCTCTGAGCAGGCCCCTGGGGCGAGGGTGCCGGGAGCCCACAGCCAAACACCAGCGGGGGCGGGCAGGGTCAAAGGTCTGCGGACACAGGAGGAGCCGGCCCAAAGGCCAGGGTCTTGGCCACCGGGGCCACGTGGAGGGATTCACAAGCGACCTGGGTGGTGAACGGCAGCCGGTGGGggccgtgggggcagggcaggcagagggCTGGGCAGCTGGTCATCTGGGGGCTCACCCGAGGCTGGGTCTGACCGCGGCGGAGGCATCGCCAGCCTCTGAATGCCGTGAGCGCGGTCTGGGTTCTGCGCTGCCAGGAGTGGGGTGGGACGGTGGACCCTGGCCCAAACCAGCCGCTTCCAGCCCGGCCAGGACGCCCTGAGAGCCCAGCGTCCAGCTTGGCGGCCCCTGGGAAGTTACTTTTGACTGTCGGGAGGAGGAGGGTTTATCCCAGAGGTGCCCAACTCCCTCTGGGTCTTCAGGCTGCTCCACGCTGGCCGTGGGGACGGTCCCCAGACACCCAGTGGGGCGCTGCGGCGTCTGCAGCAGCTGGAGGGAGCTGGGCCGGCCCGTCCCTGACGTGGCGAGAGCAGCTGGGGCTGAGGACAGAGGAGCCCgtgcccaccccgccccgcccacaGGGGAGCACCCGCGCATGGGGGCCCTGGACGTCTGCCCCTTTGTCCCCGTGCGGGGTGTCGGCATGGACGAGTGTGTGCTCTGCGCGGAGGCCTTTGGCCAGCGGCTGGCGGAGGAGCTGCACGTGCCAGGTgtggcccccctcccccccccccccccccccgtccccggTCCCCAGTCCCTGGTCCCaggtccccccgccccccggccttAGAAACCCATGATCTCTGACAGAACAGTTCCACTCTGGAGAATTAACTAGGTCAAGAAAACCATACGGATCACAGGGAGAGGAGCTGGGAAAAGCGCGTCCACTCGTGGGGGCTGGCGGGTGGGCCGTCCCCCCGTCGTCCCCCAGCAAAATCCAGTCTCGGCCACCAGGGCCACACAGGCTGCAGTGTGAGGTGGGGACAGCTGAACACCCCGCATCTGGGCTTTTCGCgggttttgttcttttctccgTTCCTCCTTCTGTGGCCACGTTTGTCACACAGTGAAAACACATGTTAAAGAGAAACGCGAGGATCCTGCCCTTAGCGTCCCACACGTTGGGTCCCAACCCTCCCAGCCGTGGCCTTTTCCAGGGGCATCTGAGCAGGGGCGGGGACCGGCCACACTGCCGTCCGCCAGGGAGCTGGCGCCGCGGGGGCCTGTCCCCAGGGTCAGCCTCACCGCGGGGTCCGCTTGCAGTGTTCCTGTACGGAGAGGCGGCACGGACGGCCAGCCGCAGGAGCCTGCCCGCCATCCGGGCAGGGGAGTACGAGGCCCTCCCCGAGAAGGTGCCGccccgtggggggggggggctggggctgggccctgccccctcctcctggcaggggtGGGCGGCCCTGGGCCCTCCCCAGACCCCAGCGGGGGCTGCCCCTCCCGTGGGGGACACCTCACCTGGGGCGAACTTCCCTGCAGCTCAAGCAGGCCGAGTGGGCGCCTGACTTTGGCCCCAGCTCCTTCATCCCCAGCTGGGGGGCAACCGCCACGGGGGCACGGAAGTTCCTCATCGCGTTCAACGTCAACTTGCTGAGCACCAAGGAGCAGGCCCACCGCATCGCCCTCAACCTGCGGGAGCAGGGCCGTGGGCAGGACCAGGTGAGCAGGGGCAGGGCCGTGGGCGGGGCCAGgtgagcaggggcagggccatgggcagggccaggtgagcaggggcagggccatGGGCGGGGCCAGGTGAGCAGGGGCAGGGCTGTGGACAGGGCCGTAGGCAGGACTAGGTGAGCAGGGGCAGGGCcgtgggcagggctgtgggcagggccGTGGGCGGGGCCAGgtgagcaggggcagggccaggtgagCAGGGGCAGGGCCGTGGGCGGGGCCAGGTGAGCAGGGGCAGGGCCGTGGGCGGGGGCAGGTGAGCAGGGGCAGGGCCGTGGGCGGGGCCAGGTGAGCAGGGGCAGGGCTGTGGACAGGGCCGTAGGCAGGACTAGGTGAGCAGGGGCAGGGCCGTGGGCGGGGCCAGGCGAGCAGGGGCAGGGCCGTGGGCGGGGCCAGGCGAGCAGGGGCAGGGCCGTGGGCGGGGCCAGGTGAGCAGGGGCAGGGCCGTGGGCGGGGCCAGGTGAGCAGGGGCAGGGCCGTGGGCGGGGCCAGGTGAGCAGGGGCAGGGCCGTGGGCGGGGCCAGGTGAGCAGGGGCAGGGCCGTGGGCGGGACCAGGTGAGCAGGGGCAGGGCCGTGGGCGGGACCAGGTGAGCAGGGGCAGGGCCGTGGGCGGGGGCAGGGCCAGGTGAGCAGTGGGGTGGTGCTCAGCGCTGACCCTGTGGGACCCCTAGGTGCCCTCGGGGAAGGGTCCGAGGCTGAGCCCCCAAGCAGGACAGTGGCACAGAGAGCGTCACCCAGGAGGCTGTGACGTGTTGTGGACGGGGCTCTGGCGCGACGGGGCTCAGTCTCAGAACTGCCGACCAGCCCGGCCCCAGCGTCCACGCCCTGCAGGAGGGGCCCCGCTGAGGGTCCGATGTCTGAAATCGGGGTGCACTTGCTTTAGGGGGGTTTTCCACAGGGGCAGGGCTGGACCTGTTGGACACTACAGCGTTTTCACAGTGGGGGGGAGGCAGCTGCTGCCTGAGCCCAGGTGTCCCCAGGTGGCCCCACATTCCCCCAGGTGCCCCCAGAGTCCCCAGCTGTCCCCCTGCCACCGTAGACTCAGTTGTCCATAAGCACAACATGAAAGCAAAGTGACCTCCAAATTCTTTTCTGTCCCGGGGCTGAAGACAGTGTCCGAGGTCCCCCTCACGTGGACTCAGTCACCCCAGGAATGAGGGGCTGAGGGGCACCTCTGGGTGAGCAGGTGGGACCCTGGCCGGCCCCACACCTCAGTGTCCACACGGCCTCTGGGCATCCTGGTGCCTGACCCGTGGGCTTCAGTTTCCCTGTGGTGGGCggggcctctccctgcccctccccagcctgctctgAATCCGAAGGCTGACCCTCCAGAGGCCACCCCGGTCACCCTGGCCTGCGAGCTTCTCGGCCCGGGCTGGGAAACGCTTTTCCTCTGCAGCCGGGGCGTCTGAAGAAGGTTCAGGCCATCGGCTGGTACCTGGATGAGAAGAACCTGGCTCAGGTGTCCACGAACCTCCTGGACTTTGAGGTCACGGCGCTGCACACGGTCTACGAGGAGACCTGCAGAGAAGCGCAGGCGAGCAGGGCACCCCCGTCGCAGTGGGGTGAGGGCAGGTGCCCCCAGGGACATGCTCTAGCCCCAGCCCGGCCACCTGTGTTGACGCCGCCCGTGCCCCGGCAGGCACTGAGCCTCCCCGTGGTGGGCTCGCAGCTGGTGGGCCTGGTGCCCCTGAAGGCCTTGCTGGACGCGGCCGCCTTCTACTGCGACAGGGAGAACCTCTTCGTGCTGGAGGAGGAGCACCGCGTCAGGCTGGTGGGCCGGGCTCCCGGGGAGGGGTGCGGCGGGCGCACAGCGGTGGGCGGGGAGGTGCCGTGTTTCAGGAGCGGGTCTGGGGTGCCCAGGCTCTCGCCCTGCCTGGACCCCACCCGTGGCCgggcctccctccccctcctctccttgcTCCTTTGTCCTGTTGAGTTGTGTTTGGAAGATgagattttcaatttttattttcattttggggaCCTTATTGAGGTTTTCTTTGAGATCTATATGTTCACTTCTAAAAATTCCACGGAGAGGACAGCACACCCTTCTGCCGGTCTTCCTCCCGGACCAGCCATGCTCCCGTGGGAGGACGTGAGCGGTCTCCCTCGGGCTCCTTCCCTGCACCCCAGGCCTGAGGGCTTACGGATCTGAGTGTGTCTGTCTGGGGCACTTGGGTCCTTGTCCCTAGACCAGCTCTTGTAGAAGGTGGTTCTGCTTGTCCCGTGGACCCCTGTGCCTTGGATACCCCCACACCCAGCTCCTGTCCGGGCCCAGGTCCTGCCCTGGGCGTAGCCTTGGCAGAGGTGTCTGTCCCCCCACGCAAGGCCTTTCTGAGGCACTTCACATATTCTTTCTTGGACCATTTGGAAGTGGATGGAAGACACTGTACCCTTAATTTGTTTAGGgtgtatttctgttttgttttgttttttgagatggggtctcgctgtgttgcccaggctggacttgagctcctgggctcaagcagtcgtcccgtctcggcctcccagtagctgggacggcaggcgtgagccaccgtgccctgcacATTCAGGGTGTGTTTCTTAGGAACAAGGATATTCTCTTACGTAACTACAGCACAATTATCAGAATGAGGAAACCGAACGTTAATATAATTTAGTATCTAATAATCTTCAGACCATCATCGAAGCGCATCAGCGTCCCAGGAAGCTCCGTCACAGACACTTTTCCTCCCGCCACCATGCATTGGCAGGACGCAGCGCACTGAGTCACGTCCTTTATCTCCTTTGACCTGGAACAGCTCCTCAGTCTTCCTTCTCCTTCGTTGACAGACTTTAAAAGTACAGGCTAGTTGTTTTGTACAGTGTCCCTCAGTGGGGACTGGTCTGGTGCTGCTTGTGACTGGATGTGGTcatgcatttttggcaggaacaGCACAGGTGACGTTGTGTCCACGGGGCCCCAGGCACGGCTTCGCCCCTCAGGCAGGGTGGTGACCTCGTCCAGGGCTATTCGCTCTTTTCCCTTTTGTGATTAACAAATACTCTGTGGGAGGTACTTTAGGGTATTTAAGATATTTAACAGGTGGATAAATCGCTGTTTATCTATTGAAATTGCAGCCACGGTTTTAGCAGCCAGTGACAATTCTCTAACTTCACCCCTTCTCTGTAGGAAGCTTTCGCTTCGCCCACATTGATTTGTACCTTACTAACATGTTTGCTGCTCtttgcaggaggatcgcttaaggccaggagtctgaggttgctgtgagcgaggctgatgccacggcactctagcccgggcaacagagcgagactctgtctcaaaaaaaaaaaaaaaaaaaaaaaaaattctatttgtctTCTGAGTTTTCTGCCGGGGGCTCTGGCTCACTGCCCGCTGATTCTGCAGCCTCTCGGGGCACCTTCGCCTCCCGCGGTCTCGTCCCCCTCGGgactctccccttctccccccagtCAGGGCCCCGCGGCCCGGGCTTGGCCTGTGGCAGAGGCATTCTGGAAGGCTTTTGCAGAATGGATTCCAATCTTAAATGGGATTGTTACAACTTTGTTTTGACTTTAGGTAAAACTCACTTTTCCTCACACTCAAGTTTTAGGTTTAGGTGAATCTGGGCTGTTCCCAGACTTTAAGAACTGGAGAGACATTGATACCCAAACAATTAAAACCCTGTCCAAAGAGACCATTTCTGTTGGCCTCTTTCAGTGATGGGCAAGCGTGGTGTGGGCTGTGGGACAAGGAGGAGGGACATGAGTGGGCAACTcctgtccctgggcctcagtttcccctttggctaactgggggaggggtgcctgtGCACCCCAGGCTGGGAGAGGCAGCCAGGGGCAGGCTCCGCGGGGAGCCCCTGCCAGCCACACTGCCAGCTCCCCACGAAAAGGCGCAACCTGCTCAGGCAGGGCGGTCCCTGTGGGCTGAGGTTGTGTCCCCCTCGCGCCCCCTTTCCAGGTGGTGAACCGGCTGGGCCTGGACTCCCTGTCCCCCTTCCACCCTGAGGAGCGGGTCATCGAGTGAGtccgcgcccctcccccgccctggcCCAGgacccctgccccgccccctcggcccctccttccctccgccgcgcccctcctcccgcctcgaccccctcccccaagcctgGCTCGGTCCTCTGTGAGCCGGTGCCTTGTGCCAAGCCTgggtgtgggggatgggggacgCAGTGAGACCCCAGCCAGGCCTCTGCCCCCTCACTGAACCCCTGGGGGTCACCGCCCGCCCGCGGCCCGCTCTGCCCCCAGCGGTGAGCCTAGGAGGACCCCTGTCACCGGCCGCTGGGCCACGCCCACCCCCGCAGGTACCTGGTCCCCGACCGGCGGCCGGAGCAGAGCCTGGTGGACAAGTCCCTGTGCGCCTTCGTCCGCGAGGTGGGCGCGCGCTCCGCGGTCCCCGGGGGCGGCTCCGTGTCGGCGGCGGCTGCGGCCCTGGTGAGCGGGGTCGGAGgaagggtgctggggaggggcgcGACGGGACCCCACTGCGGCGGGTTCCCGTGCACGACCCCACTGCGGAACCCCATGCAGTGGGACCCCGATGCGTGGGACCCCACTGCGGAACCCCATGTAGTGGGACCCCGATGCGAAAGACCCCACTGCGGAACCCCATGCAGTGGGACCCCGATGCGTGGGACCCCGATGCTAAGACCTCCCTGCGGAACTCCAAGCGCGGGCCCCCCGTGCGCGGCCCCCCATGCGGGACCCCTCTGCTGTAGCCTGGGCACCGGGCCGGTGTTCCGCGGCCCCACAGCTCGCCCCTCGCCCAGGGCGCCGCGCTGGCCTCCATGGTCGGCCTGATGACCTACGGGCGCCGCCAGTTCGAGCACCTGGACGCGGCCATGCGGCGCTTGATCCCGCCCTTCCACGCTGCCGCCGCGGAGCTGACCGCGCTGGTGGACGCCGACGCCCAGGCCTTCGCCTCCTACCTGGTGAGTGCGGGACGCTGCGGGGGCTCGCCCTGCGGACAGCgacccctgcccaggcctgagTGGACGTGGGGCTGCCTGAGCACCGGTAGCTGGAGACCAGGTGGCTGGGGGGCACCTGGCGGCCATTTGGGCCACGCTGACCCCCCACTCAGGcggggtgtgggtgggtggggggtgctgggCCCGGACAGTGGGCCCCTCCCAGCAGCCTGGCTCCGTTGGGTCCTGCAGGTTCCACGGAGAGGTCAACGGGAACCTCGAAAGAGAAAAAGCTGGTGATTAGTGGTCTTGGAGAGGGTAGAGAGACGTTTCAgccataaaacaaaaaaggaggcAGGGAATGGAAAACAGGCTCAAAAGAACCCAGCTCAGGGTCAGCCTCAGGGCACCCAGCAGGGAGCTGCCTCCAGCCCAGGGCAGAAAGCCCAGCTGTGTCCAAGGGTTCCAGACCAGGGAGGGGgcatgggagagacagagacagagacacagagagagacagaaacataGACAGAGACACAGATATGGAGAcatagagacagacacagagacagagacatagagacagagacagaggcacagagagaggtagagactgagagagacagagctgGTTGCGTGTGCGCTGGGGCCCAAGACCCGGAGCAGCCCGAGGAGGCCCTTCCCACGGCCGCGGCTGCTGTGGCCCGGGAGCTCCGCAGACCAGACACAGGACGCCAGGAGGCCTCAGGGACAGGAGCCGTCTGTCCTGCGAGGCCACGTGAGGAAGGAAGGCCGGCCTCGTGGGCTGTGCCCCGCACACTCCACACGAGAAGGCAGACCCCCACGGTGACGGCCGGGCCTCCCTTAGTGCTGGGGACACCCGAGTGACCACCGGAGCAGAAGCCCTGTCCTGTTTGGAGGGTGTAGACATCTATCACCTTTTTGCAGTCATGTTTaaagtttgtttcatttatttgctttttaaaataggtaaatcTTTCAGGAGGCTCAGAATTCAGGCAGGCAGGAGTCTGTGCCCGGGTCTGGCCCCCGCGCCCCCACACCCCGCACGGGTCGGTCTCCTGCCTGGAGCAGTCGCGACGCCAGCTCTCCCCTTTCCCACGCGACGGCGGCAGACGGACCCGCGCTTTGCTCTCGCATTGTCATACGTGTGACAGCGGTTTTTATTCCCGTCGTAGTGCGGTGTCCGGTGGAGACGTTTTGCCCCTTTTCTCTGAGGGCTTTTCCGCGCTGCTGTGTGACACTATGTCACGCAGGGAGAGTCAGGCCTTGTTCTCAGCGTTCTGGGCTCAGCTTTCCCCgagtttgttgtttttctctggaCGTTGCTTGTGGTGGCTTCTGACAACGAGGACTCTTTATCTTTATGTCCTTGAACATGTCAGTCTTTCGTTTTATCTTTTCTGTGTCTCGTGCCACAGCTTAAAGGGCCTCCCTGGGCCGAGGTCACGTGTTCTGGACTTTCGTGGTCTGGTGAACGTGAGCCTTGGAGAGGCGCCTAGAGCGAAGCATCAGCTTCAACATAAAGATTGAAAATTTAGAGACAACCCTAACTttagaaattttcaaagaaataaggTAAATGATTAGAAAACAAGTAGGGGGGAAAgtacataaatgaaaatttaattaaaaggcagggaagaaaaataaaaatgcacagaaaagatGTGTGGTttagagaaaacataaatgaaacgGCGAGATCAAAGCCTCGTATCAATAACCCCACACATGAGCGCGAGGGAGGAAAGCGCCAGCTCGGCCGCACTCCTGGGAGCAGCGAGGAGAGGGACTTCTAGAACATCCTCGTGCTGCACCGAATGTATAAGCGATTTCCAGATGGAACGAAAAGCTAGCTGCGTCCCTCTCTCACCGAGACCACCAACCTCACAGTATGTCACGGGGAACAAAACTGACCGAGGTGCGCAGTCACTGGCCGCGTGCGAGGTGGACTCCGCGGAGGTCTGCGTAGTGACGCACCTGCTGCCCATCCACAAACCCACGTGCAGAGGGCGCGGGAGGGGCGCGCAGCCACGGACACGCAGTCGGGAGACCCCGCTGGTTGTGGGAGGTGCCGGGTATTTCCGTGCATCAATTGCAGTTGCTAGAATGGGGGACGGAGCCAGTTCTGGTCGGGGTCAGGGGTCTTCTCTCTTCCGTGGCGGGGGAGGGGCCATTGATGGCAACTTTTGGGCACAGATTTGGCTGAATCTTCCAAAACAAGAAGAGGCACatccccccgccctccccctgccctgtccTGTAGGTGGCTGGGGTGGGTGCCGGCTGTGGCTGATGAGGTGTTCGGGTGTGCAGACCCGGTGGGCTCACCGCCGGTGGGGTCTGAGGCCCTAGCTGAGAAGCCACAACCCTGAGGGAGAAGgtggtggctggggtgggggcagggaggacccGGGGGCTTTTGCAGTTTGGTGTTTCTCCTTCCGCAAAGCCTGAGTTCTTACGCCCAGACCCAGGGGAAGAGGCTGCTGCGTTATTTTTAAAGCGAAGTTGGCGCGGGAGGAGCCTGGCGCTGTGGGGAGGCCGCCCAAGCACTCTCTCCTGCAGGTTGTGAGGATTCAGGGCACCTCCCGGAccctcagtctccttatctggAAACAAGGGCCCCCGAGGGCGCCACCTGCCTCCTCTGCAAGCCCCCACCCAATCTCTGACCACCCActgcggccccccccccccccccgccgcccccgccgcccccgccacCCCACGCTCCCCCCGGCTACGCAAGGGATGCAGACCCCAGGTCCCAGCAGCAGGTCCGTCCTGTTCCCTACGGCGCAACCTGCCGGGCCTGTGGCCCCT from the Eulemur rufifrons isolate Redbay chromosome 7, OSU_ERuf_1, whole genome shotgun sequence genome contains:
- the FTCD gene encoding formimidoyltransferase-cyclodeaminase isoform X1 — translated: MSQLVECVPNFSEGNSQEVIDAISQAISQTPGCTLLDVDAGPSTNRTVYTFVGPPDRVVEGALSAARVASRLIDMSRHRGEHPRMGALDVCPFVPVRGVGMDECVLCAEAFGQRLAEELHVPVFLYGEAARTASRRSLPAIRAGEYEALPEKLKQAEWAPDFGPSSFIPSWGATATGARKFLIAFNVNLLSTKEQAHRIALNLREQGRGQDQPGRLKKVQAIGWYLDEKNLAQVSTNLLDFEVTALHTVYEETCREAQALSLPVVGSQLVGLVPLKALLDAAAFYCDRENLFVLEEEHRVRLVVNRLGLDSLSPFHPEERVIEYLVPDRRPEQSLVDKSLCAFVREVGARSAVPGGGSVSAAAAALGAALASMVGLMTYGRRQFEHLDAAMRRLIPPFHAAAAELTALVDADAQAFASYLEAMKLPKDTPEDRDRRAAALQEGLRRAVSVPLVLAETVASLWPVLRELALCGNLACRSDLQVAAKALETGVFGAYFNVLVNLKDITDDAFKDQPPAGSQDPGRTGAGPPGGPAGVTPRGRARLCSPAGWGPAVLGAAGHSLSVGAQRTDEATDRVGELGGPVPTEGAGRAGRSSVSCGGQ
- the FTCD gene encoding formimidoyltransferase-cyclodeaminase isoform X3; the protein is MSQLVECVPNFSEGNSQEVIDAISQAISQTPGCTLLDVDAGPSTNRTVYTFVGPPDRVVEGALSAARVASRLIDMSRHRGEHPRMGALDVCPFVPVRGVGMDECVLCAEAFGQRLAEELHVPVFLYGEAARTASRRSLPAIRAGEYEALPEKLKQAEWAPDFGPSSFIPSWGATATGARKFLIAFNVNLLSTKEQAHRIALNLREQGRGQDQPGRLKKVQAIGWYLDEKNLAQVSTNLLDFEVTALHTVYEETCREAQALSLPVVGSQLVGLVPLKALLDAAAFYCDRENLFVLEEEHRVRLVVNRLGLDSLSPFHPEERVIEYLVPDRRPEQSLVDKSLCAFVREVGARSAVPGGGSVSAAAAALGAALASMVGLMTYGRRQFEHLDAAMRRLIPPFHAAAAELTALVDADAQAFASYLEAMKLPKDTPEDRDRRAAALQEGLRRAVSVPLVLAETVASLWPVLRELALCGNLACRSDLQVAAKALETGVFGAYFNVLVNLKDITDDAFKDQVHRRISSLLQEAKTQAALVLDRLEARRE
- the FTCD gene encoding formimidoyltransferase-cyclodeaminase isoform X4; translated protein: MSQLVECVPNFSEGNSQEVIDAISQAISQTPGCTLLDVDAGPSTNRTVYTFVGPPDRVVEGALSAARVASRLIDMSRHRGEHPRMGALDVCPFVPVRGVGMDECVLCAEAFGQRLAEELHVPVFLYGEAARTASRRSLPAIRAGEYEALPEKLKQAEWAPDFGPSSFIPSWGATATGARKFLIAFNVNLLSTKEQAHRIALNLREQGRGQDQPGRLKKVQAIGWYLDEKNLAQVSTNLLDFEVTALHTVYEETCREAQASRAPPSQWGEGRCPQGHALAPARPPVLTPPVPRQALSLPVVGSQLVGLVPLKALLDAAAFYCDRENLFVLEEEHRVRLVVNRLGLDSLSPFHPEERVIEYLVPDRRPEQSLVDKSLCAFVREVGARSAVPGGGSVSAAAAALGAALASMVGLMTYGRRQFEHLDAAMRRLIPPFHAAAAELTALVDADAQAFASYLVPRRGQREPRKRKSW
- the FTCD gene encoding formimidoyltransferase-cyclodeaminase isoform X2; translation: MSQLVECVPNFSEGNSQEVIDAISQAISQTPGCTLLDVDAGPSTNRTVYTFVGPPDRVVEGALSAARVASRLIDMSRHRGEHPRMGALDVCPFVPVRGVGMDECVLCAEAFGQRLAEELHVPVFLYGEAARTASRRSLPAIRAGEYEALPEKLKQAEWAPDFGPSSFIPSWGATATGARKFLIAFNVNLLSTKEQAHRIALNLREQGRGQDQPGRLKKVQAIGWYLDEKNLAQVSTNLLDFEVTALHTVYEETCREAQASRAPPSQWGEGRCPQGHALAPARPPVLTPPVPRQALSLPVVGSQLVGLVPLKALLDAAAFYCDRENLFVLEEEHRVRLVVNRLGLDSLSPFHPEERVIEYLVPDRRPEQSLVDKSLCAFVREVGARSAVPGGGSVSAAAAALGAALASMVGLMTYGRRQFEHLDAAMRRLIPPFHAAAAELTALVDADAQAFASYLEAMKLPKDTPEDRDRRAAALQEGLRRAVSVPLVLAETVASLWPVLRELALCGNLACRSDLQVAAKALETGVFGAYFNVLVNLKDITDDAFKDQVHRRISSLLQEAKTQAALVLDRLEARRE